In Dioscorea cayenensis subsp. rotundata cultivar TDr96_F1 chromosome 9, TDr96_F1_v2_PseudoChromosome.rev07_lg8_w22 25.fasta, whole genome shotgun sequence, a genomic segment contains:
- the LOC120268851 gene encoding calmodulin-binding protein 60 B, with protein MQRPSRFLDRSGTMGREKRGLEPSADGDERGSDAKRQKAPALASVIVEALKVDSLQKLCSSLEPVLRRVVSEEVERALAKLGPARLGTRSSPKRIEGPDGRNLQLHFRSRLSLPLFTGGKVEGEQGAAIHVVLLDANTGHVITSGPESSAKLDVVVLEGDFNNEDDDDWTDEDFESHVVKEREGKRPLLTGDLQVSLKEGVGTLGELTFTDNSSWIRSRKFRLGLKIASGFCEGIRIREAKTEPFTVKDHRGELYKKHYPPALKDDVWRLEKIGKDGSFHKRLNKAGIYTVEDFLRLVVRDSQKLRNILGSGMSNKMWESLVEHAKTCVLSGKYYVYYSDDTRNFGAIFNNIYEFVGLIAGGQYYSAESLSESQKVFVDTLVKKAYDNWMNVIEYDGKALLNFKQSKKTTTSRNEVPSAQENYSASYDHQQVSQASLSVSVPSDQSSIDTGVTMGGGVISSSYSGNQSAPYSTQTEHVAPNAQLQYESSSYNSQNQFIDSSQQTQITRNDSTGLVLAPPQQPSLGFQSMSQALQPSNLNSYDDWTTRQRDSRVDDFFSEEEIRMRSHELLENEDMQHLLRVLSMGGAGSLPEDGFSFPAFMPSPCPNYNFDEDRSRTSGKAVVGWLKIKAAMRWGIFIRKKAAERRAQLVELDD; from the exons atgcaGCGACCGAGTAGGTTTTTGGATCGATCTGGGACGATGGGGAGGGAGAAGCGGGGTCTTGAGCCTTCTGCTGATGGAGATGAACGTGGTTCTGATGCTAAGCGCCAGAAGGCCCCTGCTCTTGCGAG tgtgatCGTGGAAGCGCTCAAAGTGGATAGTTTGCAAAAGCTTTGTTCATCATTGGAGCCTGTTCTGCGTAGAGTT GTTAGTGAAGAAGTGGAGCGTGCTTTAGCGAAGTTGGGGCCTGCCAGGCTTGGTACCAG GTCTTCTCCTAAACGAATTGAAGGACCAGATGGAAGAAATCTGCAACTACATTTCCGTTCAAGGTTGTCGCTGCCACTTTTCACAGGAGGGAAAGTAGAGGGGGAGCAAGGAGCAGCTATTCATGTTGTGTTACTAGATGCGAACACTGGTCATGTCATAACATCAGGACCTGAATCATCTGCAAAACTAGATGTTGTAGTTCTTGAAGGTGATTTTaacaatgaagatgatgatgactgGACAGATGAAGACTTTGAAAGTCATGTAGTCAAAGAACGTGAAGGAAAAAGGCCTCTTTTAACTGGGGATTTGCAGGTATCCTTGAAAGAAGGTGTGGGGACACTTGGGGAACTAACATTTACCGATAATTCAAGCTGGATACGAAGTAGGAAGTTCAGACTTGGTTTGAAAATTGCTTCAGGCTTCTGTGAGGGAATTCGTATCCGCGAAGCAAAGACAGAACCCTTCACAGTTAAGGATCACAGAGGCGAAT TGTACAAGAAACACTATCCTCCTGCTTTGAAGGATGATGTGTGGAGACTGGAAAAGATTGGCAAGGATGGCTCATTCCACAAAAGGTTAAATAAGGCAGGAATTTATACAGTAGAAGATTTTCTACGTCTTGTTGTGAGAGATTCACAAAAATTGCGGAAT ATCCTGGGAAGTGGCATGTCAAATAAGATGTGGGAGAGCTTAGTGGAGCATGCGAAGACTTGTGTCTTAAGTGGGAAGTATTATGTATACTATTCTGATGATACAAGGAATTTTGGTGCTATATTCAATAATATCTATGAATTTGTTGGCTTGATTGCTGGTGGGCAATATTATTCAGCTGAAAGCCTTAGTGAGAGCCAGAAG GTGTTTGTCGATACCTTAGTGAAGAAGGCATATGACAATTGGATGAATGTTATAGAATATGATGGGAAGGCCCTTCTAAATTTCAAGCAGAGTAAGAAAACAACCACTTCTCGGAATGAAGTTCCATCTGCCCAGGAAAATTATTCTGCTTCCTATGATCACCAACAAGTTTCTCAAGCCAGCCTGTCAGTTTCTGTCCCGTCTGATCAATCTTCAATTGATACAGGAGTAACCATGGGTG GTGGTGTCATTTCAAGTAGCTACAGTGGAAATCAATCTGCCCCATATTCCACTCAAACTGAGCATGTGGCACCCAATGCTCAGTTACAGTATGAAAGCAGTTCATATAATTCACAAAACCAGTTCATTGATTCTTCACAGCAGACCCAAATTACAAGAAATGATAGTACCGGCTTGGTATTGGCCCCCCCGCAACAACCTAGCTTGGGTTTCCAATCCATGAGTCAGGCCTTACAGCCATCAAACCTCAATTCATACGATGACTGGACCACCCGTCAAAGAGATAGCCGTGTTGATGATTTCTTCTCTGAGGAGGAAATTCGCATGAGAAGCCACGAACTGCTAGAGAATGAAGATATGCAGCACTTGCTCCGTGTCCTCAGCATGGGTGGTGCTGGTAGCTTACCAGAAGATGGATTTAGTTTTCCGGCATTCATGCCATCACCATGCCCTAACTATAACTTTGATGAGGATCGCAGCCGCACATCAGGCAAAGCTGTTGTGGGATGGCTTAAAATTAAGGCAGCTATGAGATGGGGAATATTTATTCGAAAGAAAGCTGCAGAGAGGAGAGCTCAGCTTGTTGAGCTCGATGATTGA
- the LOC120268721 gene encoding CASP-like protein 2C1, with amino-acid sequence MGNKVRIGEGILRLISMVLATMTALVIGLSTQTKTVFFIEKKATAKDLQPLWIAIIVASVLAGYQLIQLCKCLASTWLSLSETTCKCTLLLAWLSLFLDQGTTYLMFASTVAATQASMIAVTGVKPISMD; translated from the exons ATGGGAAACAAAGTGAGAATAGGTGAAGGGATTCTTAGGCTAATATCCATGGTGTTGGCCACCATGACTGCCCTTGTCATTGGCCTTAGCACTCAAACAAAGACAGTCTTCTTCATTGAAAAGAAGGCCACTGCCAAGGACTTGCAGCCACTCTG GATTGCAATAATTGTAGCTTCAGTGCTTGCTGGTTATCAACTCATTCAATTGTGTAAATGCTTGGCTTCAACTTGGCTTTCACTTTCAGAAACTACTTGCAAATGCACTCTTCTTTTGGCTTGGCTTTCCCTCTTCTTAGACCAG GGAACAACATACTTGATGTTTGCGAGCACGGTAGCTGCGACACAAGCATCAATGATAGCAGTCACCGGAGTCAAACCCATTTCAATGGACTAA